The stretch of DNA ATGAGCAGCGTGCGCGGCGGTTCCGGCTCCCAGCGGTCGATCCAGAGGAAGGTGGCCACCACCGGCCCGACCGGCACCAGTGCGCACAGAGCCCCGACCACCACCCCGGTGACACCGACGCTGCTGACCACGAGCCCGAGCACGACGAGCCCGCAGAAGCCGAGCGCGATCAACCCGAGGACCGGGGCGAGCACGCCGCGGCGCTGCCGTCCCGGGGTCGGCATCGGGATGACGCGCGTCGCCTGGGTCATGGCCGAGGAGCCTACGGGTGATCAGCCCGTCGGCGAATGACCATTCGGTTCGTCCCCGGGGTCGTCCGGGGTGCGGCAGCAGTGTTCGAGCCACAGCGCCCCACCGACCAGCCCCAGGGAGCACACCACGCCCACGATGCCGGCGAGGGAGTCGCTCCCCGCGGCCGTGACGTCACCGGCGAGCGGCACGACGTGCGCGAGCAGCCCGCCCCAGGCGCCGGTCATGATCGCGCCGGCCAGCGAGGACGCCTTGGCCAGCAGCACGGCGCGGGCGGCGACGAGCGGCTGCACGGGGCGCGTGCCGGGATCGCGGCGGATGCGAGCGCGCAGCATGTTGCCCCCCACCGCCTCGGCGATGCCGAGCACGCCGAGGCTGGCGCCCGCGAACAGCGGCAGCTGGGGGAGCGAGCCGTAGCTCAGCCGGACGAGGATGCCCACGACCACGGCCGTGACGAGGGCGACGGCGAACAGGTCGCGCGGTCGGGTCGGGGTCACCGGGCCTCGTGTCCCCGACCGGGAGTGCGGTGCGTAGATCGGCGGATCCAGGTTTCCGCTGGGTGTGCCGGCGGGCCGGCCTCGTACCGGGTGTACTCGGCCGGGTCGCCGGTGCGCTCAGCGGGAAGCTGGGCCGTCGAGGTACGTGCAGGACTCCCGGTCG from Pseudonocardia cypriaca encodes:
- a CDS encoding DUF3180 domain-containing protein: MTPTRPRDLFAVALVTAVVVGILVRLSYGSLPQLPLFAGASLGVLGIAEAVGGNMLRARIRRDPGTRPVQPLVAARAVLLAKASSLAGAIMTGAWGGLLAHVVPLAGDVTAAGSDSLAGIVGVVCSLGLVGGALWLEHCCRTPDDPGDEPNGHSPTG